GCACAGCCGCGTTCTCGGCTGCTCGGACGCCGCGACCAGGTTCTCCAGGGAGATGTAGCCGAGTGTGTCCGCGCCCACTGATCGACGGACCCCGTCGATGTCGACGCCGTTGGCGATCAGCTCCGCCCGGGAGGCGAAGTCGATGCCGTAGAAGCACGGCCATCGCACGGGCGGCGAGGCGATGCGGACGTGGACCTCCAGCGCACCCGCCTCGCGCAGCATCCGGACCAGGGCCCGCTGCGTGTTGCCCCGCACGATCGAGTCGTCGACGACGACCAGGCGCTTGCCCCGGATCACGTCGCGCAGCGGGTTGAGCTTCAACCGGATGCCGAGCTGACGGATGGTCTGGGACGGCTGGATGAACGTCCGACCCACGTAGGAGTTCTTGACGAGGCCTTGGCCGTACGGGATGCCTGAGGCCTGGGCGTATCCGATGGCGGCGGGCGTGCCCGATTCGGGGACCGGGATCACCAGGTCCGCCTCGACGGGGTGCTCCACCGCGAGCTTCCGCCCGATCTCCACCCTGGTGGCATGAACGGAACGACCTGCGATGGTGGTGTCCGGACGAGCCAGGTAGACGTACTCGAACAGGCAGCCCTTGGGGTCGGGCGATGCGAAGCGGGAGCTGCGCAGCCCGTCGGCGTCGATGGCGAGCAGCTCGCCCGGCTCGATCTCGCGGACGAAGGAGGCGCCGACGATGTCGAGCGCCGCCGTCTCGCTCGCGATGACCCAGCCGCGTTCGAGCCTGCCGAGACACAGCGGTCGCACGCCCTGCGGGTCGCGGGCCGCGTAGAGGGTGGACTCGTCGGAGAAGACGAGGGAGAAGCCGCCTCGGACGGTCGGCAGCAGTTCCAGCGCGGCCTGTTCGATCGTGCGGTCCGCCGCGGCGTGGGCGAGGAGACCACAGACGAGGTCGGAGTCGGTGGTGGCCGCCATGTCGGTGCCCCCGCCGGAGCCCACGGCGCCGAGTTCGACGGCGCGGCCGAGCAGCTCGGCGGTGTTCACCAGGTTGCCGTTGTGGCCGAGCACGAGACCGCTGCCGGTCGCGGTGGTGCGGAACGTCGGCTGGGCGTTCTCCCACTTGCCTGAGCCGGTGGTGGAGTATCTGGTGTGTCCGACGGCGACGTGCCCGCGCAACGAGGAGAGCACCTGTTCGTCGAAGACCTGGCTGACCAGGCCGAGGTCCTTGTAGACCACGACCTTGCGACCGTCGCCCACGGCGATGCCCGCCGCCTCCTGGCCGCGGTGCTGGAGGGCGTAGATCCCGTAGAAGGTGATCTTCGCGACCTCCTCGCCGGGGGCCCACACGCCGAACAGGCCGCATTCCTCGCGAGGAACGTCCTTGTCGATGTCGACCGGTGCCGAGCCGCCGGCCGGTGTGGGATCGAAGTCAGCCTTCTCTGTGCCGTTGGCGCCTGCTGCCGCCGGTTGGTGGACGACCACCGAGATCTCCCTATGGATGGAAGGCGGGATACCGCCCGAGTGTAGTCCGAATGCCGGGCAGGGCCGACGTGCTGCGCGCGGGCCGCCCGCGTCGGCTCCACCCGCCGTGCCGGGGGTGACGGCAGGGACGGACGGGACAGGCGGAGCGTGCCCGGTTCCGGCACGACGGGTCCGGACACGGCCGGTCCGGACGTAGGGGCGTCCAGGCGTGGGCGTGGGAGCCGGTAGGCGGCGGGCAGGGCCGTGTGTCTCTCTCGCCCCGCATCGGGCGCGGGTCAGACGGGACCAGGCGGGTCAGAACAGCGGAAGCCAGTGTGAGAGGTCGGCCCGACCGCCGGAGGCGCTGACCCGGCCCGCCGCCAGCGCGTCGTCCCAGGACAGCCTCCCGGTGGCGAGCTCCAGCCAGGTACGGGGATCGGTCTCCACCACGTTGGGCGGAGTCCCTCGGGTGTGTCGCGGGCCTGCCACGCACTGCACCGCGGCGAAGGGCGGCACTCGCACCTCGACGGTGTGGCCCGGCGCGACCTGTTCGAGGGTGCGCAGACTGAGCCGCACCGCGGCGGCGAGCACCGTGCGCTCCGGTCGTGCCGTCTCCCCGTCGGCCAACCAGTCGCCGACCGCCGCCACGGCGGCCCTGGCCTCCTGAGGGTCGAGCCGACGTCGTGCAGCCATGTCCGCAGCCTAGCCGGCGCCGAGGAACGGGCGTGCGCCTGTCGGGCGGGGGCCGGGCGACGGGCTTACCGTTCGACCATGGGGCACTCCGCCGGGCCACGTCCTCCCTCGTCGCGGGTGCGGCCCGCGAGCGACGCGGGCCTGCCCGGCCTCATCGAGGACTACGCGATGCTGTCCGACCTGCGCACCGCGGCCCTGGTGGGCAAGGACGGGTCACTGGACTGGCTGTGTCTGCCCCGTTTCGACTCGCCGTCCTGCTTCTCCCGGCTGCTCGGCGACGACCGGGCGGGTCACTGGCGGATCACACCGGTCGAGGAGGTCCTCGAGGTCCGGCGGCGCTACCGCAAGGACACGATGATCCTGGAGACCGACTTCCACACCGCGCACGGCGTGGTGCGTCTGGTGGACGCGATGGAACCGCATCCCGATCACGAGGACCTGCCGACCCGGCTGATCCGCATGGTGTACGGGCTCACGGGCTCGGTGCAGCTGCGGCTGGACTGGGTGGTGCGCTTCGCGTACGCGGACTCGGTTCCGTGGGTCCGTCGAGTCCAGGAGGAGGACTCGACGGAGTGCGTCTTCGCCGTCGCGGGCCCGGACGCCGTGGTGCTGCGGGGAGAGCCGCTGCCGAAGCCGGTGCCGCATCGACTGGCCCACGAGGCAGTCTTCACCGTCAACGCCGGGGAGAGCCGGGCGTGGGTGATGCAGTACCGGTGGGCCGCGCAGTCCCCGCCCGCCTGGGTCGATCCGGGCGAGTGTCTGCGGCGCACGGAGCGGTACTGGCGCGACTGGACGTCGAAGATCCAGTACAGCGGGCCGTGTGAGGCGGCGGTACGTCGATCGCTGATCACCCTCAAGGGGCTGATCTACGCGCCGAGCGGCGGCATCGTCGCCGCCCCGACCACCTCGCTGCCGGAGGCGCTCGGCGGGTCGCGCAACTGGGACTACCGGTACTGCTGGCTGCGGGACGCCACGTTGACCCTGCTGGCCCTGGATTCGCTGGGTTGCGGGGCGGAGGCGGCGGCCTGGCGCGACTGGCTGCTACGGGCGGTGGCGGGTGACCCGGCCGACCTACAGATCATGTACGCGATCGACGGGCGACGTCACCTGCTCGAATGGGAGGTGGACTGGCTGATCGGCTATCACGGCGCCACGCCGGTGCGGGTGGGCAACGGCGCGTTCCGTCAACGGCAGCTCGACGTCTACGGCGAGGTGATGGACGCCCTGCACCTGGCCAGGGAGCGCGGCCTCGCGGAGACCGCCGAGTCGTGGGCGTTGCAGCGTGCCCTGCTGGCGGATCTGGAACGGGTCTGGCACCTGCCGGATCACGGTCTGTGGGAGGTACGCGGACCGGAACGGCACTTCACCCATTCCAGGGTGATGGTCTGGGTGGCCTTCGACCGCGCGGTGCACGCCGTCGAGGAGTTCGGCCTGCCGGGGCCGGTGGCGCGGTGGCGCGAGCTTCGGGACCGGGTGCACGCCGAGGTGCTGCGGGAAGGCTGGAACCAGGAGCTCGGCACCTTCACCCAGTACTACGGGGGGACCGAGTTGGACGCCGCCACGCTGCTGCTGCCCATGCTGGGCTTCCTGCCGGGCGCCGACGAGCGGATCGTGGGCACGATCGAGGCGATCGACCGCGATCTGCGACATGGCGATCTGGTGGACCGGTACTCGACGGAACCCGGCATCTCGCCGATCGACGGGCTGAGCGGCCGGGAGGGCTCGTTCATCGCCTGTTCGTTCTGGTTCGTCAACGCGCTGGAGCTCTCCGGCCGGTGTGACGAGGCGCTGGCCATGTTCCATCGGCTCGTGGCGTTGGCCAACGACGTGGGACTGTACTCGGAGGAGTACGACTCGCGGGGTCGCCGGTTCACCGGCAACTTCCCCCAGGCCTTCAGTCAGCTCGCCATGGTCGACTCGGCGGCGCTGCTGGCGTTGAACGCCCCCCGTAGGCATGAGCCCGACCGCAGGAACGGCCGGGCGTCCCGGCATCACCATGCTCGTCGACACGCCGACGACGGACGTCGTCCCGAGTGAGCCGTGGAGCTCCCCGAGGGGGCGGGCCTGCTCGTCGTCGACCCCGTGTCGGTCCTCTTCAGCGCCGCCGTTGCGTCGCCAGCAGGCGGTTGATCGCCGCCGGGGGACCCGGTCGGGCGAAGTACCAGCCTTGGCCCGCCTCACAGCCGATGTCGCGCAGGCGCTCCGCCTGGGCGGCCGTCTCGACGCCCTCCGCGGTGACGGTCAGCCCGAGCGCATGGGCGAGGGTGACCAGTGCCCCGACTATCTGCTCGTCCACGGGGTCCGGTCTGCCCGCCACCCGCAGCCCCTCCACGAACGAGCCTGCGATCTTGAGTTCGTGGACGGGAAGCCGCCGCAGGTAGGCGAGGTTGGAGTAGCCGGTGCCGAAGTCGTCGATGGCGATGCGGACGCCCATGTCGTAGAGCTTGCGCAGCGCGCTGGTCTGGTCCTCGGCGGTGCCCATCACGGCGCTCTCGGTGAGTTCGAGCTGCAACTGTCCCGCCCGCAGTCCGGTGTCCCGCAGGATGGACTCGACGTCACTGACCAGGGACGGGTCCCGTGACTGACGAGCGGCGAGGTTGACGCTGACGAAGGGGGCGTCGTCGCCGAACTCGTCGCTCCACTGCCGAGCCTGCCGACAGGTGTGCTCGAGCACCCATCGACCGAGCTGGACGATGAGCCCGGTCTCCTCGGCCAGGCCGATGAACTTGTCCGGGGCGAGCAGGCCGTGTTCGGGGTGCTGCCAGCGGACCAGTGCCTCCACGGCGATGACCCGTCCGTCGGCCAAGGCGACGAGCGGCTGGTAGTCGACGTAGAACTCGT
This genomic stretch from Actinoalloteichus hoggarensis harbors:
- the purF gene encoding amidophosphoribosyltransferase, which codes for MDKDVPREECGLFGVWAPGEEVAKITFYGIYALQHRGQEAAGIAVGDGRKVVVYKDLGLVSQVFDEQVLSSLRGHVAVGHTRYSTTGSGKWENAQPTFRTTATGSGLVLGHNGNLVNTAELLGRAVELGAVGSGGGTDMAATTDSDLVCGLLAHAAADRTIEQAALELLPTVRGGFSLVFSDESTLYAARDPQGVRPLCLGRLERGWVIASETAALDIVGASFVREIEPGELLAIDADGLRSSRFASPDPKGCLFEYVYLARPDTTIAGRSVHATRVEIGRKLAVEHPVEADLVIPVPESGTPAAIGYAQASGIPYGQGLVKNSYVGRTFIQPSQTIRQLGIRLKLNPLRDVIRGKRLVVVDDSIVRGNTQRALVRMLREAGALEVHVRIASPPVRWPCFYGIDFASRAELIANGVDIDGVRRSVGADTLGYISLENLVAASEQPRTRLCAACFDGEYPIALPSDEMLGKNLLEAWDTDASGTAGPAEPVVPSSYGAQDAVRRP
- a CDS encoding sterol carrier family protein, whose product is MAARRRLDPQEARAAVAAVGDWLADGETARPERTVLAAAVRLSLRTLEQVAPGHTVEVRVPPFAAVQCVAGPRHTRGTPPNVVETDPRTWLELATGRLSWDDALAAGRVSASGGRADLSHWLPLF
- a CDS encoding glycoside hydrolase family 15 protein; the protein is MGHSAGPRPPSSRVRPASDAGLPGLIEDYAMLSDLRTAALVGKDGSLDWLCLPRFDSPSCFSRLLGDDRAGHWRITPVEEVLEVRRRYRKDTMILETDFHTAHGVVRLVDAMEPHPDHEDLPTRLIRMVYGLTGSVQLRLDWVVRFAYADSVPWVRRVQEEDSTECVFAVAGPDAVVLRGEPLPKPVPHRLAHEAVFTVNAGESRAWVMQYRWAAQSPPAWVDPGECLRRTERYWRDWTSKIQYSGPCEAAVRRSLITLKGLIYAPSGGIVAAPTTSLPEALGGSRNWDYRYCWLRDATLTLLALDSLGCGAEAAAWRDWLLRAVAGDPADLQIMYAIDGRRHLLEWEVDWLIGYHGATPVRVGNGAFRQRQLDVYGEVMDALHLARERGLAETAESWALQRALLADLERVWHLPDHGLWEVRGPERHFTHSRVMVWVAFDRAVHAVEEFGLPGPVARWRELRDRVHAEVLREGWNQELGTFTQYYGGTELDAATLLLPMLGFLPGADERIVGTIEAIDRDLRHGDLVDRYSTEPGISPIDGLSGREGSFIACSFWFVNALELSGRCDEALAMFHRLVALANDVGLYSEEYDSRGRRFTGNFPQAFSQLAMVDSAALLALNAPRRHEPDRRNGRASRHHHARRHADDGRRPE